The following coding sequences lie in one Ostrea edulis chromosome 8, xbOstEdul1.1, whole genome shotgun sequence genomic window:
- the LOC125646357 gene encoding uncharacterized protein LOC125646357 encodes MIFTSPEQVSERIRVNFIFFIVRVLMWTEMEDKHQNLIKANYTILVKKMMAIRVAEHLYASNIITDEMRQRIEAEKTSYDQSRKLISIILRRGSRAFVGFRMALMKANQADLSRLLMNNDDDTKSEYEKKLAMARSLVIPTKERGDSGNQSKKATHPQSQEPRCRISLDDFNDLFLTVMPYKGTVYVHIRHLAESHGRLIATKKGVTFPLARWLKFESLLPDIQDYIDNIGKENGEVQWHIGGGVFVSLSPGYPTVDIRHFWKPDDAPEPIPTKKGVTLNGNKLARLRDALEEMHESVPELKDTELCMFSESHQNQLGMLDCPECTPFGYDAQDNMSKECNVGDLQDVKSIESDLD; translated from the coding sequence ATGATTTTCACCAGTCCTGAACAAGTCTCAGAGAGGATACGGGttaacttcattttttttattgtgagaGTTTTGATGTGGACAGAGATGGAGGATAAACATCAAAACCTTATTAAGGCAAACTACACTATATTGGTGAAGAAGATGATGGCAATTCGAGTCGCGGAACATTTGTATGCTTCAAACATAATTACCGACGAAATGAGGCAACGCATAGAAGCCGAGAAAACCAGTTACGACCAAAGCAGAAAACTGATTAGTATCATTTTACGTCGAGGATCGAGGGCTTTTGTGGGATTCCGAATGGCCTTAATGAAAGCCAATCAAGCTGATTTATCGAGACTCTTGATGAATAATGACGATGATACGAAGTCTGAATACGAAAAGAAATTAGCTATGGCAAGATCTTTAGTCATTCCTACCAAAGAAAGAGGAGATTCCGGAAACCAATCAAAGAAAGCTACACACCCTCAGTCTCAGGAGCCAAGATGTAGGATAAGTCTGGATGACTTTAATGACCTGTTCCTCACCGTCATGCCTTACAAGGGAACGGTTTACGTTCACATTCGCCATCTCGCAGAATCCCATGGTCGTCTCATTGCCACAAAGAAAGGAGTCACCTTTCCTTTGGCTCGTTGGTTAAAATTTGAATCCCTTCTTCCAGATATCCAAGACTACATAGACAACATTGGAAAGGAGAATGGAGAAGTGCAGTGGCATATTGGCGGAGGCGTGTTCGTCTCATTGTCACCCGGCTACCCTACAGTGGATATAAGACACTTTTGGAAGCCCGACGATGCCCCAGAACCCATACCGACAAAGAAGGGTGTCACTTTGAACGGAAACAAACTAGCCAGACTTAGAGATGCCCTTGAAGAAATGCATGAATCTGTTCCAGAGCTCAAAGACACCGAACTCTGTATGTTCAGCGAATCTCATCAAAATCAACTTGGAATGTTAGACTGTCCCGAATGTACCCCGTTCGGTTACGATGCCCAAGACAATATGTCCAAGGAATGCAATGTGGGAGATTTACAGGACGTGAAATCGATTGAGAGTGATCTTGATTGA
- the LOC130049670 gene encoding uncharacterized protein LOC130049670, translating into MSNYTDYLKDLYYTPGKPGAFAGPEKLYQAVKQEGKYKIGRRRITQFLNNEDSYSLYKPIRKTFPRSKVIVNTIDSMWDGDLADVSNIASHNDGYKFLLVLIDIFSRYLFIVPLTNKHHQNIIDGLKSVFQTGRKPHTLRTDKGSEFKNRWVKTFLKKEGINVIYTQNETKANYAERVIRTMKNLMYRYFMKNKTYRFVNVLQDLVKSYNNRPHRSLGGNAPLTVNQGNADEIRLDAYLAGTKPKSDLRKKNGNQHTSKKTMKKRVKPFFKLKVGDNVRISQLKHPFQRDYQQKWTEEFFKVVKRYKRGQIPVYKVQDLADDPIEGTFYQSELQKVVKSEDVAYRVEKILKRRRRGKTKEVFVKWEGWPKKFNSWIPESSLEKQ; encoded by the coding sequence ATGTCAAACTACACGGATTACTTGAAGGATCTCTACTACACTCCCGGTAAACCGGGAGCATTTGCTGGTCCCGAAAAATTGTATCAAGCCGTTAAACAGGAAGGCAAATACAAGATTGGCAGAAGGAGAATAACACAATTTTTAAACAACGAAGACTCATATAGTCTTTATAAGCCTATTCGTAAGACGTTTCCGCGCTCTAAAGTAATAGTGAACACAATCGACTCTATGTGGGATGGTGACTTAGCCGACGTCAGTAATATTGCATCTCACAACGACGGTTACAAATTCTTATTGGTTTTAATTGACATATTTAGTCGATATTTATTTATAGTCCCCTTGACAAATAAACATCATCAAAACATCATCGATGGTTTAAAATCAGTTTTTCAAACTGGACGAAAACCACACACCCTTAGAACAGACAAAGGTAGCGAATTCAAAAATCGTTGGGTAAAGACGTTTCTGAAAAAAGAAGGAATTAACgtgatatacacacaaaatGAAACCAAAGCAAATTATGCGGAGAGAGTGATTCGTACCATGAAGAACCTTATGTATCGCTatttcatgaaaaacaaaacttacCGATTTGTGAATGTGTTGCAAGACTTGGTGAAAAGTTACAACAACAGACCTCACAGATCTTTGGGTGGCAATGCTCCCCTTACTGTCAACCAGGGAAATGCTGATGAAATAAGACTCGATGCTTATCTTGCGGGAACAAAACCAAAATCGGATCTGAGAAAAAAGAATGGTAACCAGCATACATccaagaaaacaatgaaaaaaagaGTAAAACCATTTTTCAAGTTAAAAGTTGGAGATAATGTCAGGATATCACAGCTTAAACACCCTTTTCAAAGAGACTATCAACAGAAATGGACAGAAGAATTTTTCAAAGTCGTTAAAAGATACAAAAGGGGTCAAATACCTGTATACAAAGTACAAGATTTGGCAGACGATCCTATAGAAGGCACCTTCTACCAATCTGAGCTTCAAAAAGTTGTCAAGTCTGAAGATGTTGCCTATAGAGttgaaaaaattcttaaaagGAGGCGTCGTGGAAAAACCAAAGAAGTATTTGTAAAATGGGAAGGATGGCCTAAGAAATTCAATTCTTGGATTCCAGAAAGCTCTCTGGAAAAGCAATAA
- the LOC130049671 gene encoding uncharacterized protein F54H12.2-like — MAFLSSDNKDIAQPMELSLFASPTNQVAVEKVYFTEARPISSIGVSDTPIEIVVSGSGAEYIDLKRSKLYVKARILKADGTALAENEKTGIVNLPLQSMFSQMDVYLNNKLVSFNTNNYPWKAYFKTILFSGRDELSSQKQSELFFKEEGNLSDANAYNGGNAGLVVRYGYTQQSAVFELEGNLMEDVFDIDKYLINGVDIYIKLFRSSAPFVIMSAESSPAFKLELLDVVYKVAKVRVDPGVLLNHSKQIEATPVKYTIMRNELKMNTIPKGSTEFYWDNIFPQAVPDRIVVALVDQKAVNGDYTANSFNFEHMGLTDVGIYVNGESVPGRPLKTDFSAGLYSAAYARLFEASGKWNNDAGLIITRDNFGSGYSLFVFTIDSCGFGEEYLNLIRRGNTRLELKFKQATTKAANAIVFATFSSLLEVDKSRDINYIQP, encoded by the coding sequence ATGGCCTTTTTAAGCAGTGATAATAAAGACATAGCTCAACCTATGGAACTGTCTCTTTTTGCGTCTCCAACAAATCAGGTAGCGGTCGAAAAAGTGTACTTTACAGAAGCAAGACCGATTTCTAGCATAGGAGTATCCGATACACCAATCGAAATCGTAGTATCTGGTTCGGGGGCAGaatacattgatttaaaaaggAGTAAATTGTATGTGAAAGCCCGAATTTTGAAAGCAGATGGAACGGCGCTGGCAGAAAATGAAAAAACGGGCATTGTAAATTTACCACTTCAAAGTATGTTTTCCCAGATGGATGTCTACTTGAACAACAAATTAGTTTCTTTCAACACAAACAACTATCCGTGGAAGGCCTATTTCAAGACAATTTTATTCAGCGGGAGAGACGAACTTAGTTCACAGAAACAATCCGAGCTGTTTTTTAAAGAAGAGGGAAACCTGAGTGACGCCAATGCATACAATGGGGGGAATGCTGGACTGGTCGTGCGGTATGGATACACTCAGCAAAGTGCAGTCTTTGAGTTGGAAGGAAACCTGATGGAAGATGTCtttgatatagataaatatttgataaacgGGGTAGACATTTACATCAAACTCTTTAGATCCAGTGCCCCGTTTGTCATTATGTCGGCTGAATCTTCACCAGCTTTCAAATTAGAGTTACTGGACGTTGTGTACAAAGTAGCCAAAGTGCGAGTAGACCCTGGCGTTCTACTGAATCATAGTAAACAGATAGAAGCAACCCCCGTGAAGTATACTATCATGcgaaatgaattgaaaatgaatactaTTCCTAAAGGATCCACAGAGTTTTACTGGGACAACATTTTTCCTCAAGCGGTACCCGATCGCATCGTGGTGGCCTTGGTGGACCAGAAAGCCGTCAATGGGGACTACACCGCTAACTCCTTTAACTTTGAGCATATGGGGTTAACAGACGTCGGAATATACGTTAACGGAGAAAGTGTACCCGGTAGACCGCTCAAAACAGACTTCTCAGCGGGACTGTATTCAGCAGCTTACGCTCGTTTGTTTGAAGCCTCGGGAAAATGGAACAATGATGCCGGACTGATCATCACTCGTGATAATTTTGGAAGTGGATATTCGCTGTTTGTTTTCACTATTGATTCCTGTGGATTTGGAGAAGAGTATTTAAATCTGATTCGTCGGGGAAACACCAGACTGGAACTGAAATTTAAACAAGCAACAACTAAAGCTGCTAACGCAATTGTATTTGCTACCTTTTCATCTCTACTGGAAGTCGACAAATCACGTGATATCAACTACATTCAACCATGA
- the LOC130046327 gene encoding uncharacterized protein LOC130046327 — translation MSKKIWYELMKSVKVALLMEIPANPPSHDQFSSCDFFIKWKMEGRTTACVICAAIVMMTLQDFYTFAKIMDVAQCPRCLNKRGVVTCKTYKNNCVSVFLNRARTQIREIRVPMCTIDIVVNRKWESLTDFPVVRDIRGHQCASVFNMPTEESKMLATTTLPSTSSANTQGRAWIGPASLKSTTQDMPTEESKMLAIFTVPSTSSANTQGRAWIGPASLKSKTRDMPTEESKMLATSTIPSTSSARTQGRAWIRPASLKSTTQDMPTEESKMLATSTIPSTSSARTQGRAWIRPASLKSTTQDMPTEESKMLVIFTVPSTSSANTQGRAWIGPASLKSKTRDMPTEESKMLATSTIPSTSSARTQGRAWIGPASLKSTTRGLQLSTEEFDVPGTAGVFAWAVVTTLAIILIVIRHLLLSKIKCCCRRQVNHLPRTPSPPSTPCTRETVEQIRMHLLHTPSSIATTPSSLSASTPNTVVSVTRPLLGDDDDEPISQRTRAKSVAKRLSL, via the exons ATGTCGAAAAAAATATGGTATGAATTGATGAAAAGTGTAAAGGTTGCGTTGCTGATGGAAATACCCGCGAATCCTCCGTCACATGATCAATTTAGCTCATGCGACTTTTTTATCAAATGGAAAATGGAGGGACGAACTACAGCATGTGTGATATGTGCTGCAATAGTGATGATGACACTTCAAgatttttatacttttgctaAAATTATGGATGTTGCGCAGTGTCCAAGATGTCTGAACAAACGTGGAGTTGTAACGTGTAAAACTTACAAGAACAATTGTGTCAGTGTTTTCCTTAATCGTGCCAGAACCCAAATCCGTGAAATTCGCGTCCCTATGTGTACTATCGATATTGTGGTCAACAGAAAGTGGGAGTCCCTTACTGACTTTCCAGTAGTGCGGGACATTAGGGGACATCAATGTGCCAGTGTATTCA ATATGCCTACTGAAGAGTCCAAGATGTTGGCCACTACTACATTACCATCCACTTCATCAGCAAATACACAAGGGAGGGCTTGGATTGGGCCAGCGTCATTGAAAAGTACAACTCAAG ATATGCCTACTGAAGAGTCCAAGATGTTGGCCATCTTTACAGTGCCATCCACTTCATCAGCAAATACACAAGGGAGGGCTTGGATTGGGCCAGCGTCATTGAAAAGTAAAACTCGAG ATATGCCTACTGAAGAGTCCAAGATGTTGGCCACTTCTACAATACCATCCACTTCATCAGCAAGAACACAAGGGAGGGCTTGGATTAGGCCAGCGTCATTGAAAAGTACAACTCAAG ATATGCCTACTGAAGAGTCCAAGATGTTGGCCACTTCTACAATACCATCCACTTCATCAGCAAGAACACAAGGGAGGGCTTGGATTAGGCCAGCGTCATTGAAAAGTACAACTCAAG ATATGCCTACTGAAGAGTCCAAGATGTTGGTCATCTTTACAGTGCCATCCACTTCATCAGCAAATACACAAGGGAGGGCTTGGATTGGGCCAGCGTCATTGAAAAGTAAAACTCGAG ATATGCCTACTGAAGAGTCCAAGATGTTGGCCACTTCTACAATACCATCCACTTCATCAGCAAGAACACAAGGGAGGGCTTGGATTGGGCCAGCGTCATTGAAAAGTACAACTCGAG GGTTACAATTATCTACCGAAGAATTTGACGTGCCTGGGACCGCAG GTGTTTTTGCCTGGGCAGTTGTCACAACACTTGCCATTATTCTGATTGTGATAAGGCATCTTTTGCTTTCGAAAATAAAATGCTGCTGTAGAAGGCAAGTCAACCATCTTCCTAGAACACCATCACCACCTTCAACACCGTGCACTCGTGAAACTGTAGAGCAGATAAGAATGCATTTATTGCACACACCATCTTCCATTGCTACCACCCCCAGCAGTTTATCGGCGTCAACCCCCAACACAGTAGTTTCAGTAACTCGACCTCTCCTTGGTGATGATGACGATGAACCTATTTCACAACGTACCAGGGCTAAAAGTGTCGCAAAGAGACTTAGCCTGTAA
- the LOC125647585 gene encoding uncharacterized protein LOC125647585, with protein sequence MWLKMSEELEMEGLPKRPSTPTPESTSQTETILLKRPESQHNCGTSASYMYSPAMDSNWRLATVIDEEPLDSFENCENSILTTFRRKNPEKYNLLEKRLREPLAEQFKLLRDLSDRVSKDLEQMNIIVNYLEDQLAPVTPKKKRVKFTTCDIDINNNVNTIL encoded by the exons ATGTGGTTGAAGATGAGTGAAGAGTTGGAAATGGAAGGCCTGCCAAAGCG GCCTTCCACTCCTACCCCCGAAAGTACAAGTCAAACCGAGACAATTCTACTTAAAag ACCTGAGAGCCAGCACAACTGCGGCACCTCAGCCAGTTACATGTACTCGCCGGCCATGGATTCAAACTGGCGGTTAGCAACCGTGATTGACGAGGAACCTTTGGACAGTTTCGAAAACTGTGAGAATTCCATCCTTACTACTTTCCG ACGAAAAAATCCTGAGAAATATAATTTGTTGGAAAAGAGGTTGAGGGAGCCGTTAGCAGAACAATTTAAATTACTCCGAGATTTGAGCGACCGCGTTTCAAAGGACTTGGAACAAATGAACATTATTGTTAATTATTTGGAGGACCAGTTGGCTCCCGTGACACCAAAGAAAAAGAGAGTGAAATTCACAACTTGTGATATTGACATTAACAATAACGTCAATACCATACTATGA